A stretch of Cucumis sativus cultivar 9930 chromosome 2, Cucumber_9930_V3, whole genome shotgun sequence DNA encodes these proteins:
- the LOC101212061 gene encoding leucine-rich repeat receptor-like protein kinase TDR, which yields MGGCKCLCFYLLVFLLFCVAAASTDRYSEALLSLKSEFLDDFGSLSDWIVDSRENPFGKIHGCSWSGIKCDKNSTIVIGIDLSMKRLGGGISGEQFHVFKELVDLNLSHNYISGKLPVGIFNLTNLRSLDISRNNFSGHFPLGISSLQNLVVLDAFSNSFAGSLPVDLSQLENLKFLNFAGSYFKGPIPSEYGSFKKLEFIHLAGNFLSGNLPPELGKLKTVTHMEIGYNNFQGNLPWEFGNMSNLQYLDIASANLSGSIPKEFGNLTKLESLFLFRNQLSGFLPDELSKIISLVNLDLSDNHISGPIPESFSELKNLRLLSVMYNEMSGSVPKGIGELPSLETLLIWSNQFSGSLPNNLGSNKKLKWVDVSTNNFVGVIPPDICQGGLLFKLILFSNKFSGGLSPSLTNCSSLVRLRLEDNVFSGDISLNFNDLAHVSYIDLSRNNFSGGVPLDINKASNLQYLNISHNPQLGGVFPVETWISPLLQNFSASGCGIRGNLPKFQVCKSISTIELNNNKLSGKIPESIANCQALVRMDLSYNNLSGHIPEELAHLPSINILDLSHNDFNGTIPDKFKDSSSLLLLNVSYNDISGSIPEKEVFRSMGRSAFTGNSKLCGAPLRPCSGSLAMIGGKGMGKFILILILCAGLAIITVISLLWIFFVRRGSKGKWKMVSFTGLPPFTANDILRSFDSTESKEAILPLSASIFKAVLPTGITVSIKKIDWEAKRMKTISEFITQLGSLRHKNLVRLLGFCYNKQMVYLLYDYLPNGNLAEKISTKREWPTKLKLIIGIARGVHFLHHDCSPAIPHGDLKPNNIIFDENMEPRLAEFGLRFLQQLNEDTLPLSSTTKGGDNFNNATEEELWMDVHSFGEIILEIISNGRLTTAGSSTQNKARDLLLREICKENGTSSPNSSQEEIEQVLDLALLCTRSRPSNRPSMEDILKLLSDIKPEVKIIRL from the exons ATGGGGGGTTGTAAATGCTTGTGCTTTTATCTTCTTGTGTTCTTGTTGTTCTGTGTAGCAGCTGCTTCCACTGATCGTTACTCCGAAGCACTTTTAAGCTTGAAATCTGAATTTCTTGATGATTTTGGGAGTTTGAGTGATTGGATTGTGGATTCTAGAGAAAACCCATTTGGGAAAATCCATGGATGTTCTTGGTCTGGAATCAAATGCGACAAGAATTCTACCATAGTTATTGGAATCGACCTTTCAATGAAGAGGCTTGGTGGGGGGATTTCTGGTGAGCagtttcatgtttttaaaGAACTTGTTGATCTTAACTTGAGTCACAATTATATATCTGGGAAACTTCCTGTTGGAATCTTCAATCTCACTAATCTAAGAAGTTTGGATATTAGTAGAAACAATTTTTCTGGTCATTTCCCTCTTGGGATTTCAAGTCTTCAAAACTTGGTTGTTCTCGATGCTTTTAGCAATAGTTTTGCTGGGTCATTGCCTGTTGATCTTTCTCAGCTTGAAAATCTGAAGTTCCTTAACTTTGCTGGGAGTTACTTCAAGGGACCAATCCCTTCAGAATATGGTTCTTTCAAAAAACTTGAGTTCATTCATCTTGCTGGGAATTTTCTTAGTGGAAACTTACCTCCTGAATTGGGTAAACTCAAAACTGTAACTCATATGGAGATTGGTTACAATAATTTCCAGGGTAATCTCCCATGGGAATTTGGTAACATGAGTAACCTTCAATATCTTGATATTGCAAGTGCAAATCTCTCTGGTTCAATTCCTAAAGAATTTGGAAATCTCACAAAGCTCGagtctcttttccttttcagaaACCAACTATCTGGGTTCTTACCTGATGAACTAAGCAAAATCATCTCTCTTGTTAATTTAGATCTTTCTGATAACCATATTTCTGGTCCTATTCCAGAAAGCTTTTCTGAGTTGAAGAATCTTAGATTGTTGAGTGTTATGTACAATGAAATGAGTGGTTCTGTTCCAAAAGGCATTGGAGAGCTTCCTTCATTGGAGACTCTTCTTATATGGAGCAATCAGTTTTCTGGGTCACTCCCAAACAACTTAGGTAGCAACAAAAAACTCAAATGGGTTGATGTTTCCACAAACAATTTTGTGGGTGTTATCCCACCAGATATTTGCCAAGGAGGTTTACTTTTTAAGTTGATCCTGTTTTCAAATAAGTTTAGTGGTGGACTTTCCCCGTCTCTCACTAATTGTTCTTCCCTCGTTCGATTACGGTTAGAGGATAATGTGTTTTCTGGTGATATCTCTCTGAATTTTAATGATCTTGCTCATGTCTCATACATAGATCTCTCTAGAAACAATTTTAGTGGAGGAGTTCCTTTAGATATAAACAAAGCATCCAACCTTCAATACTTGAATATCTCTCATAACCCACAACTAGGAGGTGTTTTTCCTGTAGAAACATGGATTTCACCTCTTCTTCAAAACTTTTCAGCCTCTGGTTGCGGTATTAGAGGAAATCTTCCCAAGTTTCAGGTCTGTAAATCCATTTCTACCATTGaattgaataataacaaactaTCAGGAAAGATTCCAGAAAGTATTGCAAATTGCCAGGCTCTTGTAAGGATGGATTTGTCTTACAACAATCTTTCAGGTCATATACCTGAAGAACTTGCTCACCTTCCTTCTATCAACATCCTTGATCTATCTCACAATGATTTCAATGGAACGATACCTGATAAGTTCAAGGATTCATCGAGCTTGCTTTTACTAAATGTGTCTTACAACGATATCTCTGGTTCGATCCCGGAAAAAGAAGTGTTTCGATCAATGGGCAGGAGTGCATTTACTGGAAATTCAAAGCTATGTGGAGCACCTTTGAGACCATGTTCAGGTTCATTGGCAATGATTGGAGGCAAAGGGATGGGGAAGTTTATACTCATCCTGATATTGTGTGCAGGTCTTGCTATAATCACGGTGATATCACTTTTGTGGATTTTCTTCGTCCGAAGAGGTAGCAAAGGTAAATGGAAGATGGTGTCGTTTACTGGACTTCCTCCATTCACAGCTAATGATATTCTCAGGAGTTTCGACTCTACGGAATCTAAGGAAGCGATATTGCCATTGTCTGCTTCGATTTTCAAAGCAGTATTGCCGACTGGAATCACAGTGTCGATAAAGAAGATAGATTGGGAAGCAAAAAGAATGAAGACGATATCGGAATTTATAACTCAATTAGGTAGTTTGAGGCACAAGAATTTGGTCAGATTGCTGGGGTTCTGCTACAACAAACAAATGGTTTATCTTTTGTATGATTACTTGCCCAATGGAAATCTAGCAgagaaaatttcaacaaaaaggGAATGGCCAACTAAGCTCAAACTCATTATAGGCATAGCAAGAGGAGTTCACTTTCTTCACCATGATTGTTCACCTGCAATTCCCCATGGAGACTTGAAGCCAAATAACATCATTTTCGATGAAAACATGGAACCCCGTCTGGCTGAATTCGGACTTCGATTTCTACAACAACTAAACGAAGATACTCTTCCCTTATCGTCTACAACGAAAGGAGGAG ATAACTTCAATAATGCAACAGAGGAGGAGCTGTGGATGGATGTTCATAGTTTTGGGGAGATCATCCTGGAAATTATAAGCAATGGACGGTTAACGACGGCTGGATCAAGCACACAAAACAAGGCAAGAGATCTTCTATTAAGAGAAATATGCAAAGAAAATGGGACTAGCTCTCCCAATTCATCACAAGAGGAGATAGAACAAGTTCTTGATCTAGCTTTGTTATGCACGAGGAGCAGGCCATCCAACAGACCATCCATGGAAGATATCTTAAAGCTGTTATCAGATATAAAACCAGAGGTAAAAATCATAAGActttga